A single region of the Massilia sp. erpn genome encodes:
- a CDS encoding TonB-dependent siderophore receptor, translating into MNQHASSSKHLPVLKPAALMVAAALALAAAPMQAYAAEAPAAAASAAKSYSIPAGPLSPALSQFAGQSGITLSSDAALTEGLSTKGLQGSFNITDGFARLLQGSGLEVAQRSAGVYVLRKLPGADKNASVMPQITVTGQGLGATTENSGSYTGGSMKTATRMDMSIRDTPQSVSVITRERLNDLGVTRLDQALAQTTGIMIGQQDSERTRYYSRGFGINNVQVDGLPQGVNSPLTDTVLYDRIEVVRGATGLMGGTGDPSATVNMVRKRPTRDLQASTSLQYGRWNNRRAEADISTPLSASGKVRGRVALAWQDRDSYMDRYGERKTIGMAIVEADITPDTLLTVGADFQHNKPRGSTWGAIPYWNKDGSLANLPRNFSLSAKWNSWANEQETYFTTVDHNFGSGWKLHAGYARTNSRNNTSLAYGGAGYPDPATGKGMTLWTGVWGEGYATNQNYEAYLTGPFQLFGRRHTVIAGFNGGNQNSRSQGGDAPRQYPDEIPDYRNWTGDLPRPIFQPDGTHTEELTRLSGAYLAGRFSLADPLTVIVGARISNYSTETRAFDNKNQYSGTSGFAETKDEVTPYVGLVYDLNEQISTYASYTTLFNPQTNRDKFNNFLSPETGTNMEAGVKGEFFSGKLNASAAVFQTRKKNLAELDKTVPQGFKLPQGDDAYVANGDGIKARGVEFDVSGQINQAWNVSGGYTLLKAEEKDGRRAVPNQPRHLLRFGTAYSFGGQLQGLKLGMNVTAQSGIYGETWYGRPTYPRSQKERLVQGSYALVGAMASYQIDKHMSAQLNISNLLDKKYYRNVGFYDSVFWGEPRNVTATLTYKF; encoded by the coding sequence ATGAATCAACACGCATCCTCTTCCAAACACCTGCCCGTGCTGAAACCGGCCGCCCTGATGGTTGCCGCCGCGCTGGCCCTGGCCGCCGCGCCAATGCAAGCCTATGCCGCCGAAGCGCCGGCCGCCGCCGCCAGCGCCGCCAAGAGCTACAGCATTCCCGCCGGTCCGCTTAGCCCGGCCCTGTCCCAATTCGCCGGCCAGAGCGGCATCACCCTGTCCTCCGACGCGGCCCTGACCGAAGGCCTGAGCACCAAAGGCCTGCAAGGCAGCTTCAATATCACCGATGGCTTTGCCCGCCTGCTGCAAGGCAGCGGCCTGGAAGTGGCGCAACGCAGCGCCGGCGTCTACGTGCTGCGCAAGCTGCCTGGCGCCGACAAGAACGCCTCCGTCATGCCGCAAATTACCGTGACCGGCCAAGGCCTGGGCGCGACCACCGAAAACAGCGGTTCCTACACCGGCGGCTCAATGAAAACCGCCACCCGCATGGATATGTCGATCCGCGACACCCCGCAATCGGTCAGCGTCATCACCCGCGAACGCCTGAACGACCTGGGCGTGACCCGCCTGGACCAGGCCCTGGCTCAGACCACCGGCATCATGATCGGCCAGCAGGACAGCGAGCGCACCCGCTACTACTCGCGCGGCTTCGGCATCAATAATGTGCAGGTGGATGGCCTGCCGCAGGGCGTGAATTCGCCGCTGACCGATACCGTGCTGTACGACCGCATCGAAGTGGTGCGCGGCGCCACGGGTCTGATGGGCGGCACCGGCGACCCATCCGCCACCGTCAATATGGTCCGCAAGCGTCCAACCCGCGACCTCCAGGCCAGCACCTCGCTGCAATACGGCCGCTGGAACAACCGCCGCGCCGAAGCCGATATCTCCACTCCGCTCAGCGCCAGCGGCAAGGTGCGCGGCCGCGTCGCCCTCGCCTGGCAGGACCGCGATTCCTATATGGACCGCTACGGCGAGCGTAAAACCATCGGCATGGCCATCGTCGAAGCCGACATCACGCCGGATACCCTGCTGACCGTCGGCGCCGACTTCCAGCACAACAAGCCGCGCGGTTCGACCTGGGGTGCCATCCCTTACTGGAACAAGGATGGCAGTCTGGCCAACCTGCCGCGCAACTTCAGCCTGAGCGCGAAGTGGAATAGCTGGGCCAATGAACAGGAAACCTATTTCACCACCGTCGACCACAATTTCGGCAGCGGCTGGAAGCTGCATGCCGGCTATGCCCGCACCAATAGCCGCAACAACACCTCCCTGGCCTACGGCGGCGCCGGCTATCCCGACCCGGCCACCGGCAAAGGCATGACGCTGTGGACTGGCGTCTGGGGCGAAGGCTATGCCACGAATCAGAATTACGAAGCGTATCTGACCGGTCCCTTCCAGCTGTTCGGCCGCCGTCATACGGTGATCGCCGGCTTCAATGGCGGCAACCAGAACAGCCGTTCTCAGGGTGGCGATGCGCCGCGCCAGTATCCGGACGAGATTCCCGACTATCGCAACTGGACCGGCGATCTGCCGCGCCCGATATTCCAGCCTGACGGCACCCATACCGAAGAACTCACGCGCCTGTCCGGCGCCTATCTGGCTGGCCGTTTCAGCCTGGCCGATCCGCTCACCGTGATCGTCGGCGCGCGCATCAGCAACTACTCCACCGAAACCCGCGCGTTCGATAACAAGAACCAGTACAGCGGCACCAGCGGTTTTGCCGAAACCAAGGACGAAGTCACGCCATATGTGGGCCTGGTGTATGACCTGAACGAGCAGATTTCGACCTACGCCAGCTACACTACCTTGTTCAACCCGCAGACCAATCGTGACAAGTTCAATAACTTCCTGTCGCCGGAAACCGGCACCAATATGGAAGCGGGCGTGAAGGGCGAATTCTTCAGCGGTAAGCTGAACGCCTCCGCCGCCGTTTTCCAGACCCGCAAGAAGAATCTGGCGGAGCTGGATAAAACCGTGCCGCAAGGCTTCAAGCTGCCGCAAGGCGACGACGCCTATGTGGCTAACGGCGACGGCATCAAGGCGCGCGGCGTGGAGTTCGATGTGTCGGGCCAGATCAACCAGGCCTGGAATGTCAGCGGCGGCTACACCCTGCTGAAGGCGGAAGAGAAGGATGGCCGCCGCGCCGTGCCGAACCAGCCGCGCCACCTGCTGCGCTTTGGCACGGCCTACAGCTTCGGCGGTCAACTGCAAGGTCTGAAACTGGGCATGAACGTGACCGCGCAAAGCGGCATCTATGGCGAAACCTGGTATGGCCGTCCGACCTATCCGCGTTCGCAGAAAGAGCGTCTGGTGCAGGGTTCCTATGCCCTGGTGGGCGCGATGGCGTCCTACCAGATCGACAAGCACATGAGCGCCCAGCTCAATATCAGCAACCTGCTGGATAAGAAGTACTACCGCAACGTGGGCTTCTACGACAGCGTGTTCTGGGGCGAGCCGCGCAACGTCACCGCTACGCTGACCTACAAGTTCTGA
- a CDS encoding PepSY domain-containing protein, with translation MKAAANEIQGGLRQRMSWLHTWGGLWVCWLAFIIFLPGTLSVFSGPITHWMEPEHPPEKEVPAFVTPSGHTTALEHGVRYLREHAPNSSLWEMWPRAGEDSMMVYWLDEKNRFADARLSTATGLPVTEAEHAEVRETAGGGHFIHFHYRLHAGTAGVWIVGAASIAMLVALISGVITHKRIFKDFFTFRPAKGQRSWLDAHNLMGVLTLPFLFVIVFSGVAISWDTLVPAVRWAQVVRTGEAAQVRDFGPQGEATGKKGELTTLPPLVQQAEATLQSHTFAVVVNHPGDAGMKVQVYGMANPDIQQKHLLSARGMLEFDGVSGALLKTKLAHAVDPHPARATMQALDDMHRLHFAGTTIRWLYFVSGLAGTALMATGAILFMVKRRQKSLREFGDSTQRFYRICEVLNLAAIGGLVLACIGYLWGNRLLPVKLHERHDWEIAVFFSVWLAALLHALLRPSAQGWREQLLLGGAMCLSLPLLNWITAGQHLFGYWLNGDVERGSVELVTVVCGLGLLYAARKVDSRIAAASAKAQAKASAVLQTERAGA, from the coding sequence ATGAAGGCAGCTGCGAATGAAATCCAGGGCGGCCTGCGCCAGCGCATGTCCTGGCTGCATACCTGGGGTGGACTGTGGGTGTGCTGGCTGGCTTTCATCATCTTCCTGCCTGGCACGCTGAGCGTGTTCTCCGGCCCCATCACGCATTGGATGGAACCGGAACACCCGCCAGAGAAGGAGGTGCCTGCCTTCGTCACCCCATCCGGCCACACGACCGCGCTGGAGCACGGCGTGCGCTATCTGCGCGAACATGCGCCCAACAGCAGTCTGTGGGAGATGTGGCCGCGCGCCGGCGAAGACAGCATGATGGTCTACTGGCTCGATGAGAAGAACCGCTTCGCCGACGCCCGCCTGTCCACCGCCACCGGCCTGCCGGTAACGGAGGCCGAACACGCCGAGGTGCGCGAAACCGCCGGCGGCGGCCACTTCATCCACTTCCACTATCGTCTGCATGCCGGAACGGCCGGCGTGTGGATTGTGGGCGCGGCGTCCATCGCCATGCTGGTGGCGCTGATTTCCGGCGTTATCACGCACAAGCGCATCTTCAAGGACTTCTTCACCTTCCGCCCCGCCAAGGGACAGCGCTCCTGGCTCGATGCGCACAATCTGATGGGCGTGCTGACCCTGCCCTTCCTGTTCGTTATCGTGTTCAGCGGCGTGGCGATCAGCTGGGACACCCTGGTGCCCGCCGTGCGCTGGGCGCAAGTGGTGCGTACCGGTGAAGCGGCCCAGGTGCGCGACTTTGGCCCGCAAGGCGAAGCCACCGGCAAAAAGGGCGAACTGACGACCCTGCCGCCGCTGGTGCAGCAGGCCGAAGCCACGCTGCAAAGCCACACCTTCGCCGTGGTGGTTAACCATCCCGGCGATGCCGGCATGAAGGTGCAGGTATATGGCATGGCCAATCCCGACATCCAGCAAAAGCATCTGCTCAGCGCGCGCGGCATGCTGGAATTCGACGGCGTCAGCGGCGCCCTGCTGAAAACCAAGCTGGCGCATGCCGTCGACCCGCATCCAGCCCGCGCCACCATGCAGGCGCTGGACGATATGCACCGCCTGCATTTTGCAGGCACCACGATACGCTGGCTCTATTTCGTATCCGGCCTGGCCGGCACGGCGCTGATGGCGACTGGCGCCATCCTCTTCATGGTCAAGCGCCGCCAGAAATCGCTGCGCGAATTCGGCGACAGCACGCAGCGCTTCTACCGCATCTGCGAGGTGCTGAACCTGGCCGCCATCGGTGGCCTGGTGCTGGCCTGCATCGGCTACCTGTGGGGCAACCGCCTGCTGCCGGTCAAGCTGCATGAGCGCCATGACTGGGAAATCGCCGTCTTCTTCAGCGTGTGGCTGGCGGCGTTGTTGCATGCGCTGCTGCGTCCCTCGGCGCAGGGCTGGCGCGAACAGCTGCTGCTGGGCGGAGCGATGTGCCTGTCCCTGCCGCTGCTGAACTGGATTACGGCGGGCCAGCACCTCTTCGGGTATTGGCTCAATGGCGATGTAGAACGCGGCAGCGTGGAACTGGTGACGGTGGTCTGCGGCCTGGGCCTGCTGTATGCCGCCCGCAAGGTGGACAGCCGCATCGCGGCGGCATCGGCCAAAGCGCAGGCCAAGGCCAGCGCCGTACTGCAAACGGAAAGGGCGGGAGCATGA
- a CDS encoding ADP-ribosylglycohydrolase family protein, producing the protein MTDRWERIRGGLYGLLVGDALGVPYEFSPPAAIPAHDLIEMSPPAGFVRAHPAVPVGTWSDDGAQALVLLNSLVKDSSLNLKQFTEGLLAWYRTGYMTPDEHVFDVGIQTMHALENYARNGNPLTCSPSDEWNNGNGSLMRTLPCAFVLASSPTDVIARAKHQSMPTHAHLRSQLACALYSLMAWRMVDGDSPVDALDYAQDALEGTVHQSERHELSILLDGRLEPSQGSGYVVDSLWSAIRCVLATSNYEDCLRSAIALGNDTDTTACIAGGLAGIFYGERGIPDRWKRALNGRVIVEDLLSRLARIQAEN; encoded by the coding sequence ATGACTGATAGATGGGAACGAATTCGAGGCGGTCTGTATGGATTGCTCGTCGGTGATGCACTCGGTGTACCCTATGAGTTCTCGCCACCGGCAGCTATCCCGGCGCACGATCTCATCGAAATGTCACCACCCGCCGGCTTTGTGAGGGCACACCCCGCAGTTCCTGTCGGTACTTGGAGTGATGATGGAGCGCAAGCGCTCGTTTTGCTGAATTCTTTGGTCAAGGATTCGTCGCTCAATCTCAAACAATTCACTGAAGGGCTGCTTGCTTGGTACCGCACAGGTTACATGACACCTGACGAGCACGTTTTCGACGTTGGCATCCAAACTATGCATGCCCTCGAAAACTATGCCCGAAACGGAAATCCCCTTACATGTAGCCCTTCCGATGAATGGAACAATGGAAATGGGTCTTTGATGCGCACACTTCCGTGTGCTTTCGTTCTCGCATCGAGCCCAACGGATGTTATCGCACGTGCCAAACACCAAAGTATGCCAACGCATGCACACTTACGCTCGCAACTAGCTTGCGCGCTCTACTCGCTCATGGCATGGCGGATGGTGGATGGCGACTCGCCCGTTGATGCTTTGGATTACGCACAAGATGCGCTTGAGGGAACCGTCCATCAATCCGAACGACATGAGCTAAGCATCCTGTTGGACGGTCGCCTAGAACCATCACAGGGGTCTGGGTATGTCGTCGACAGTCTATGGTCCGCGATTCGATGCGTCCTTGCTACTTCGAACTACGAGGACTGCCTCCGGAGTGCGATTGCCCTTGGAAATGATACCGACACCACGGCCTGCATTGCCGGCGGCCTAGCTGGCATATTCTATGGTGAGCGTGGAATCCCAGATCGCTGGAAGCGTGCATTGAACGGTAGAGTCATTGTCGAAGATTTGCTCAGTCGCCTCGCTAGGATCCAGGCTGAGAACTGA
- a CDS encoding PIN domain-containing protein, with product MHLVMLDTCVWLDLATQKAELPMLAAIESLVQDGSIKILLPELVRVEFERNKERVIDATRRRLSSEFRVVKGVIESFGGDGKGAALETLDDLNLRLPILSEATHSTANRVLDLFETALEISISDTAKVRAAERAIAKKAPFHRQKNSVADAVLAEAFHEFRTAYAGDYATFRFVTHNVTDFSDKDHRKPHNDLIEIFDGNNSFYFNSTSLAIEDLLDLDEFHYEYGFAWEDEIRGLQEIMSALDELFDKVWYNRHMNLMYHIENGDVEIVPAGTKRYGNEVVHEDVLVRAKSAAQKVREKYEDTGPWDDFEWGMLNGKLSALRWVLGDDWDMLDT from the coding sequence ATGCATCTCGTAATGCTCGATACTTGTGTCTGGCTCGACTTGGCGACTCAGAAGGCAGAACTGCCAATGCTCGCTGCAATAGAGAGCCTTGTTCAAGATGGAAGCATCAAAATTTTGCTACCTGAACTAGTAAGGGTTGAGTTTGAACGAAACAAGGAGAGGGTTATCGATGCGACACGACGGCGGCTCTCAAGCGAGTTTCGAGTAGTAAAAGGTGTTATCGAATCGTTTGGCGGAGACGGCAAGGGCGCCGCTCTCGAAACCTTGGACGACCTAAATCTGAGGCTGCCTATACTTTCCGAGGCCACGCACAGCACAGCGAATCGCGTTCTCGACCTATTCGAAACAGCGCTTGAGATTTCGATTTCCGATACCGCCAAGGTCAGAGCCGCGGAACGTGCAATCGCCAAGAAGGCTCCATTCCATCGACAAAAGAATAGCGTTGCCGACGCTGTGCTCGCTGAGGCATTTCACGAGTTCCGAACAGCTTACGCAGGGGACTACGCAACCTTTAGATTCGTCACCCACAATGTCACTGATTTTTCTGACAAGGATCACAGAAAGCCGCACAACGACCTCATAGAGATCTTCGACGGCAACAACTCTTTTTACTTCAATTCGACCAGCCTGGCGATCGAAGATCTCCTCGACCTCGACGAATTCCATTACGAGTACGGATTTGCCTGGGAGGATGAGATTCGAGGGCTGCAAGAAATAATGTCGGCTTTGGACGAATTGTTCGACAAGGTTTGGTACAACCGCCACATGAACTTGATGTATCACATAGAGAACGGTGATGTGGAAATCGTTCCTGCTGGCACAAAGCGCTACGGCAATGAAGTCGTCCACGAAGATGTTCTGGTCAGGGCCAAATCAGCTGCCCAAAAGGTAAGGGAGAAATACGAGGATACGGGACCGTGGGATGATTTTGAATGGGGAATGCTCAATGGGAAGCTTTCGGCCCTGCGATGGGTTCTTGGCGACGACTGGGATATGCTAGACACCTGA
- the glmS gene encoding glutamine--fructose-6-phosphate transaminase (isomerizing): MCGIVGAVAQRNITPILVEGLKRLEYRGYDSCGVALHVDGQLQRSRSTSRVADLEKQIDEVGLKGFTGIAHTRWATHGAPASHNAHPHFSPSSDNARIALVHNGIIENHDELRAELTALGYVFQSQTDTEVIAHLVDHMYNGDLFETVQQAVKRLHGAYAIAVFSREEPHRVVAARQGSPLIVGLGQGENFVASDAMALAGTTDQIIYLEEGDVVDLQLGRTWIVDVNGKQVQREVKTVHAHTGAAELGPYRHYMQKEIFEQPRVVGDTLEGVTGIMPELFGDGAYKVFKEVDRVLILACGTSYYAGLTAKYWIESIAQLPVNVEIASEYRYRDSVPNPKTLVVTISQSGETADTIAALKHARELGMEHTLTICNVSTSAMVRECKLAYITRAGVEVGVASTKAFTTQLAALFLLTLSLAQVNGRLSEEQEAQHLKAMRHLPSAISSVLALEPQIIAWAEEFARKENALFLGRGMHYPIALEGALKLKEISYIHAEAYPAGELKHGPLALVTEEMPVVTIAPNDALIEKLKSNMQEVRARGGQLYVFADVDSRITSGDGVHVIRLPEHYGHLSPILHVVSLQLLAYHSALARGTDVDKPRNLAKSVTVE, translated from the coding sequence ATGTGCGGAATCGTCGGCGCAGTCGCGCAACGCAATATCACCCCAATCCTGGTTGAAGGCCTGAAACGCCTTGAATACCGCGGCTACGACTCCTGCGGCGTCGCCCTGCACGTGGACGGCCAGTTGCAGCGTTCGCGCAGCACCTCGCGCGTGGCCGACCTGGAAAAGCAGATCGATGAAGTCGGCCTGAAAGGCTTCACCGGCATCGCCCACACCCGCTGGGCCACCCACGGCGCGCCAGCATCGCACAACGCCCACCCGCACTTCTCGCCCAGCTCCGATAACGCCCGCATCGCCCTGGTCCACAACGGCATCATCGAAAACCACGACGAACTGCGCGCCGAACTGACGGCCCTCGGCTATGTGTTCCAGAGCCAAACCGACACCGAAGTGATCGCCCACCTGGTCGACCATATGTACAACGGCGACCTGTTCGAAACCGTGCAGCAAGCCGTCAAACGCCTGCACGGCGCCTACGCCATCGCCGTCTTCAGCCGCGAAGAACCGCACCGCGTCGTGGCCGCGCGCCAAGGCTCGCCGCTGATCGTGGGCCTGGGCCAGGGCGAAAACTTCGTCGCTTCCGATGCCATGGCGCTGGCCGGCACCACCGACCAGATCATCTACCTGGAAGAAGGCGACGTGGTCGACCTGCAGCTGGGCCGCACCTGGATCGTCGACGTCAACGGCAAGCAAGTGCAGCGCGAAGTCAAAACTGTGCACGCCCACACCGGCGCCGCTGAACTGGGTCCATACCGCCACTACATGCAGAAGGAAATCTTCGAGCAGCCGCGCGTGGTCGGCGACACCCTGGAAGGCGTGACCGGCATCATGCCCGAGCTGTTCGGCGACGGCGCCTACAAGGTGTTCAAGGAAGTCGACCGCGTGCTGATCCTGGCCTGCGGCACCAGCTACTACGCCGGCCTGACCGCCAAATACTGGATCGAATCCATCGCCCAGCTGCCGGTCAACGTCGAAATCGCCAGCGAATACCGCTACCGCGACAGCGTGCCGAATCCGAAAACCCTGGTCGTCACCATCTCGCAAAGCGGCGAAACGGCTGACACCATCGCCGCCCTCAAACACGCGCGCGAACTGGGCATGGAACACACGCTCACCATCTGCAACGTCTCCACCAGCGCCATGGTGCGCGAATGCAAACTGGCCTACATCACTCGCGCCGGCGTTGAAGTGGGCGTGGCATCGACCAAAGCCTTCACCACCCAGCTGGCCGCACTGTTCCTGCTGACCCTGAGCCTGGCCCAAGTCAACGGCCGCCTCAGCGAAGAACAGGAAGCGCAGCACCTGAAAGCCATGCGCCACCTGCCATCCGCCATTTCCTCGGTACTGGCGCTGGAACCGCAGATCATCGCCTGGGCCGAAGAATTCGCGCGCAAAGAGAACGCCCTGTTCCTGGGCCGTGGCATGCACTACCCGATCGCCCTGGAAGGCGCGCTGAAGCTCAAAGAGATTTCCTACATCCACGCCGAAGCCTATCCAGCTGGTGAGCTGAAACACGGCCCGCTGGCCCTGGTGACGGAAGAAATGCCGGTCGTGACCATCGCCCCGAACGACGCGCTGATCGAAAAGCTGAAATCGAATATGCAGGAAGTGCGCGCGCGCGGCGGTCAGCTGTATGTCTTCGCCGACGTCGATTCCCGCATCACCTCGGGCGACGGCGTGCACGTGATCCGCCTGCCGGAACACTACGGCCACCTGTCGCCGATTCTGCACGTGGTATCGCTGCAGCTACTGGCCTACCACTCCGCGCTGGCGCGTGGCACCGATGTGGATAAGCCGCGTAACCTGGCGAAGTCGGTGACGGTGGAGTAA
- a CDS encoding DUF3325 domain-containing protein translates to MALAALALSFSGMSALALAMDRHHQQLRQRDVVPRLRNILRVLGGVLLVMALLPCIDLWGGGAGIVAWAGFLTAGTLLLAVLLPYAPRLAAGLAAFSLAYGLWISLLVSTGASAA, encoded by the coding sequence ATGGCATTGGCCGCCCTGGCACTGTCCTTCTCCGGCATGAGCGCCCTGGCGCTGGCTATGGACCGCCACCACCAGCAACTGCGCCAGCGCGATGTGGTGCCGCGCCTGCGCAATATCCTGCGCGTGCTGGGCGGCGTATTGCTGGTGATGGCGCTTTTGCCCTGCATCGATTTATGGGGCGGCGGCGCAGGCATCGTCGCCTGGGCTGGTTTTCTGACGGCCGGCACCCTGCTGCTGGCCGTGCTGCTGCCCTATGCCCCTAGGCTGGCTGCGGGTTTGGCGGCATTTTCCCTGGCTTACGGCTTGTGGATAAGCTTGTTGGTAAGTACTGGAGCAAGCGCTGCATAA
- a CDS encoding Lrp/AsnC family transcriptional regulator, translating into MNSLPSLDEIDRRILNALQNDAALTNSELAQAVHVSPPTCLRRVKQLTESGIIERQVAIVAPDKVGARLTAIVEITLDVQAAERMEEFEAHVAKEEAVLQCYRVSPGPDFVLVLQVADMPAYHALAHRLFATQTNVRNVKTYFSTFRSKFETRISV; encoded by the coding sequence ATGAATTCATTACCCAGTCTCGACGAAATCGACCGCCGCATCCTCAACGCCCTGCAAAATGACGCCGCGCTGACGAATAGCGAGCTGGCCCAGGCCGTGCATGTGTCGCCACCGACCTGCCTGCGGCGGGTCAAGCAGCTGACCGAGAGCGGGATTATCGAGCGCCAGGTGGCCATCGTGGCGCCGGATAAGGTGGGCGCGCGCCTGACGGCCATCGTGGAGATCACGCTGGATGTGCAGGCGGCCGAGCGCATGGAGGAATTCGAGGCCCATGTGGCGAAGGAGGAGGCGGTGCTGCAGTGCTATCGCGTGTCGCCGGGGCCGGACTTTGTGCTGGTGCTGCAGGTGGCGGATATGCCGGCTTATCACGCGCTGGCGCATCGCTTGTTCGCCACCCAGACCAATGTGCGCAATGTGAAAACCTACTTTTCCACTTTCCGCAGCAAGTTCGAAACGCGCATTTCCGTGTGA
- a CDS encoding DUF3649 domain-containing protein, which yields MKPTHAAASQSRSLLQALRQPHPTLSRTLAALVGGYLFASAAGVLLTALSLTPHESPEHAMLGGGLLGLAMYAIAITWAFGTRSVRRAWTGLLIGSVLLGLPGLLLTMRGGAA from the coding sequence ATGAAGCCCACGCACGCCGCCGCGAGCCAGAGCCGCTCTTTGTTGCAAGCCTTACGCCAGCCGCATCCCACATTGTCGCGTACCCTGGCCGCGCTGGTGGGAGGCTATCTGTTCGCCTCCGCCGCCGGCGTGCTGCTGACGGCGCTCAGCCTGACGCCGCATGAATCGCCGGAGCACGCCATGCTGGGCGGCGGCCTGCTGGGCCTCGCCATGTACGCCATCGCCATCACTTGGGCTTTCGGTACGCGCAGCGTGCGCCGTGCCTGGACCGGGCTGCTGATCGGCTCCGTGCTGCTGGGCCTTCCCGGCCTGCTGCTGACCATGCGTGGAGGTGCGGCATGA
- a CDS encoding AraC family transcriptional regulator, producing MKLSWQSSLTVSSHFLHGMLHFIRTRHGEDAAAQALASAAIPQSLLTQPDARLTRQQYVALYRTVAATLDDEMLGLWSRPIRTGTLKYLMLSLLDAPTVLVALNRFVRFWNLLLDDYRLQISTKSNLVRLALAERTPGTQVTPLGHELMMKLIHGIASWLLGREISLHRIEFSFARPRHAEDYAFLYPGEVHFNASMTSIFFAYQDCAELFKREKHELWAFLKRAPEDWTFSAFHPGSITAKTREYLEQNIALSATIQDLAQALHVSVRTLNRRFAEEGTHFQLVKDGLRRDIAVHRLTNSNTGVATLAFDLGFSDATGFCRAFKHWTGSSPTDYRKGTRQGE from the coding sequence ATGAAACTGTCCTGGCAAAGTTCTCTCACCGTTTCGTCGCACTTCCTGCACGGGATGCTGCACTTCATTCGCACCCGTCACGGAGAAGACGCGGCAGCGCAAGCACTCGCAAGCGCCGCCATTCCTCAGTCCCTGCTTACCCAGCCTGATGCACGGCTGACGCGCCAGCAATACGTCGCGCTGTACAGAACGGTGGCGGCGACACTCGATGACGAGATGCTGGGATTGTGGTCCAGGCCGATCCGAACCGGCACCTTGAAGTACTTGATGCTCAGCTTGCTGGACGCGCCGACGGTGCTGGTAGCGTTGAATCGTTTCGTGCGCTTTTGGAATCTGCTGCTGGATGACTACCGGCTGCAGATCTCAACGAAAAGCAATCTGGTGCGGCTGGCTCTGGCGGAAAGGACGCCCGGCACGCAAGTCACGCCACTAGGGCATGAGCTAATGATGAAGCTGATTCACGGCATCGCATCGTGGCTGCTTGGCAGGGAGATCAGCCTGCACCGGATCGAGTTCAGCTTCGCCAGGCCGAGGCATGCGGAGGACTATGCTTTCCTGTACCCCGGCGAGGTGCACTTCAATGCCAGCATGACGAGCATTTTTTTCGCATACCAGGATTGCGCGGAGCTGTTCAAACGCGAAAAGCACGAGCTATGGGCGTTCCTGAAACGCGCGCCGGAAGACTGGACCTTCAGCGCGTTTCATCCCGGTTCCATTACCGCGAAAACGCGCGAGTATCTTGAGCAGAACATCGCGCTATCGGCAACCATACAGGATCTTGCGCAAGCTCTGCACGTTTCCGTGCGCACGCTCAACCGACGGTTTGCCGAGGAGGGAACGCATTTTCAGTTGGTGAAGGACGGACTGCGGCGGGATATTGCAGTGCATCGGCTGACCAATTCAAACACGGGCGTGGCCACGCTGGCGTTTGACCTGGGCTTCTCGGACGCCACCGGTTTTTGCCGCGCCTTTAAGCATTGGACTGGCAGCAGTCCTACCGACTATCGGAAGGGTACTCGGCAAGGGGAGTGA
- a CDS encoding antitoxin Xre-like helix-turn-helix domain-containing protein has product MSSAKDKTGNKPDLRPSGFRDLAHADPQIRIEAIRREIPASSVAKLASRLGKSKAYVIDMLGLSSASISRKEREGGVLSKNDTILGLTFFLAKLLPDHDHSKRRKTLSVGCRRACVSARFRPRPRFS; this is encoded by the coding sequence ATGTCGTCTGCCAAAGACAAAACTGGAAATAAGCCGGATCTTCGACCATCTGGGTTCAGGGATCTGGCGCATGCTGATCCGCAAATTCGGATTGAAGCGATTCGGCGCGAAATACCTGCGTCCAGTGTGGCAAAGTTGGCCAGCCGGCTGGGGAAAAGCAAGGCGTATGTGATCGATATGCTTGGCCTGTCCAGTGCCAGCATCAGCCGGAAAGAGCGTGAAGGGGGAGTCCTTTCCAAGAACGACACCATTTTGGGCCTCACCTTCTTTCTCGCTAAACTGTTGCCTGACCATGATCACTCTAAACGACGTAAAACGCTTTCGGTCGGTTGTCGACGAGCTTGCGTCTCAGCTCGATTTCGACCTCGACCGCGCTTCTCATGA